ATCTATCTGCAGAAAATATCAGACCCGCATGTCCGATGTCCTTGCCTGGAACAGAAAAATGAACAAAAACAGGTTGTTCCCGGGTGACAGGATCACGCTTTGGCTGGAATCTAACTAGATATCTATATCGGAAGAAAGAAAAGACTGTCCATCTGCGATATTATTCCCCGGTATCTTACCGTTTCCCGGTGATCCAGAAACGAGGCAGTTTGTTCCGACACGTATACCAGCTGGAATAACAGTCTTTTTCCCTACAAGAGTCAAACCAAAATCGAGATATCCGGGCTGAAGTTGGTTTGCGATCCGGATGTCCCCCTCACCGATCACGGCCTCTCTTCCAACTACGGCCCTCTTATCGATGATAGCTCTCGTTACTTTAGCTTCCCTTCGAATAGTACATCCGTGAAGTATGATAGAATCCTTTACTACAGCTCCTTCCTCTACTGTCACTCCAGGCGAAAGGATGGAATTGCTGACATCACCTTTTATCTGACACCCGCTGCATATCAGGGATCTGTGGATCTTTGCGCCATGAGAAATAAACGAAGGCGGGTTGTCTTCAGGAACAGTAAGTATCAGCTGGTCTTCTCTCCCGAGTTCAAGTCTGGGGCTATTTGCCAAAAGGGAGATACTTGCCCGATAGTAACTTCTCAGAGTACCTATATCCAGCCAATAGCCCGAATATCTGTATGCAGCAAGTTCATCTTTTGACACCAGGTCCGGGATGATATGTTTCCCGAAATCCAGGTCTTCATGAAGAGGTTTCATTCTGGAGAGGATATCAATCAGATAATCTCTTTCAAAAATGTATATCCCCATCGAAGCAAGAGTACTGTCCGTCCAGGCCGGTTTTTCTTCGAATTTCCTGATCCGCCCTTCACTGTCGACCGTAGCGATCCCGAACTCTCTGCATTGGGACGGATCCACTTCTATCACAGCTAGAGAAGCCTGTTTTCCGCTCTCGATATGATGTTCCAGAAATACTCCATAATCCATATCATAGACATGATCTCCAGAGAGGATCAGGACATGTTTTTCATCGAGCTTTTTGAGGATTGAAATATTCTGATAGATCGCGTCCGCGGTTCCTTTGTACCAGTCAGCCCCTTCATGCCCGAGCCTGGGATGCAGGATACGCAAACCACCCTTCAGGCGATCGAGGTCCCAGGGTTTGCCAATGCCAAGATGCCGGATGAGAGATCTGGAAATATACTGAGTTAGCACATGGACCGATCTGATATCCGACCTGACACAATTGGTCAATGTGAAATCGATGATCCTGTATCTGCCCGCGAAAGGCACAGCCGGTTTCGCCCTGAAGAGAGTGAGCAGACTGAGTCTTTTTCCTATTCCACCCGCGAGGATGAATGCAGCCATGCCTGACATTCTAAATCACCTCATCCTGGATTCAGGTTCGATCATCGATCCGGCAGGAAGGACGCATCCGGAATGTAGCCGTGTATTCTTACCTATAAGGCTTATCCGGTTCTTTCCATGGTCTCCACCGACCAATCCCAGCCGGGGATCTAAGAAATCCTTTTTAGCAGCTCTTTTTCTGCCTATATCGCTATCGCTTCCGACAAAGACATCCTTGTCGATTATCGTCCTCAAGACTCTTGATCCGTTGATTATTCTGGAACCGGAAAAGATTATGCTGTCAATGACTTGTACGTCTCTGCCTATGTGTACACCAGGGAAAAGGATACTTCCCCTGACCTCTCCCTCGATCACGCAACCATCGGCTACGATAGAATCATGTACAGACGCGCGAGCCGAGAATTTTGCCGGAGCCAATCCCTCACCTCGAGTGAAAATCGACCAGTCTTCTTTTGTGATGAGACTCCGGTTCTTCAGAAGCCTCATAGATGCCTTGAAATAGCTGGGGATAGACCCTGTATCCTCCCAATACCCGCCAAAAAGGTACCCCCCTACATCTCCGCGCTCGATAGAGGGCATGAGTATATCGAAAACAATATCCCTTTTATTTTCCGAAAGACAATCGAGGAGGTATTTTCTATCAAACATGTAGATTCCAAGCGAAGCATTATGAAATTCGGATGCAACAGGTTTTTCCTGAAAATCTCTCACAATACCGTCTTTGCTCATACTTACCATCCCGAACCGTCCACGCTGTTTCGGGCTGACAGCTTTGCAGGCAATAGTCACTGGATTATTCGACTCAGCATGCTGCCGGGCCATCAGGCGATAATCCATCAGATAGACCTGATCTCCAGACAACACGAGTACAGTATCAGAATCGGAATTTCTGATGATGTCGATATTCTGAAGCAGAGCGTCAGCCGTTCCAAGATACCAGTTCGCTGCTTTTCCACGATGAGCTGGTTGCATGATATATACTCCCCCAGACCTACGGTCCAGATCCCATGGTTTTCCCATGCGTATGTGTTCCATAAGAGATGTGGGATTATATTGTGCAAGGATGGCAATATCCGTCAGTCCGGAATGCACACAATTGCTGAGGCAAAAATCAATTATCCTGTAACGTCCGCCGAAGGGAACGGAAGTCTTCGCCCTGTGCCTGGTCAACACCGATAGTTCCCTGCCCCTGCCCCCAGCCAGTATCATAGTCAGAATTTTCAAATATCTCTAAACCTCCAAATAGCCTCTCATCGAGACTAGGCTGCATCAATGCGATATCATCAGTGAGACGCGATGCGTATTGTCCAGTTCATCGTGAACCAGCAAGGCATAGTCCAGCCCCAGAGAAATATTCCAGGGCCCGAAATCATCAAGGACAAAACCGGCACCCGCAGTTGGTCGTCCCATATCGTACCCACCCCTGAGAGCGACCATCTCCCTTATTAACAACTCTGCCCCAAAATGAAAATCCGCACTGGTTTTTCCGAGCCACAACTGTGACACTCCCTTGAGGTTTTCAAACCTGAAATCTCCGTCACAGGCGACAAGCAGGGTACTGTTCATACTCTTGATGTTGAAGGGGTATGCAGCACCAATCTTGAGAGCGGGATAGATGAATTCTCTCTTGCCAGTACTCCAGCTGATATATGTTCCGGTAGCATCCTGCAGCTTCACGCCCACAGCCAGGTCTTTCCAGGCTTGTCTTTTCAGCAGACCTATGTCGATTCCCAGTCCGAAGCTTGAGACGTCTGTCACCTGATCGTTTCTTATTACCTTCAGAGAAACACCCAGATCAGCGAAACTCATGACCTGCGCATATGAAAGGAACAGCGCGAAATCATTTACACTTTCCATTGGAAAATCCAGAGGATTGAAATTGGGCCTTTCTCCGGACCATGGTTCAAACCTGTCATCTCCGTCAGAATTTTCGATCATTCCACTCGTAAAGGGGATGATCGGGATCCCATCGATCCCCATGTGTATCATCGTAATAC
This Candidatus Latescibacterota bacterium DNA region includes the following protein-coding sequences:
- a CDS encoding glucose-1-phosphate adenylyltransferase translates to MSGMAAFILAGGIGKRLSLLTLFRAKPAVPFAGRYRIIDFTLTNCVRSDIRSVHVLTQYISRSLIRHLGIGKPWDLDRLKGGLRILHPRLGHEGADWYKGTADAIYQNISILKKLDEKHVLILSGDHVYDMDYGVFLEHHIESGKQASLAVIEVDPSQCREFGIATVDSEGRIRKFEEKPAWTDSTLASMGIYIFERDYLIDILSRMKPLHEDLDFGKHIIPDLVSKDELAAYRYSGYWLDIGTLRSYYRASISLLANSPRLELGREDQLILTVPEDNPPSFISHGAKIHRSLICSGCQIKGDVSNSILSPGVTVEEGAVVKDSIILHGCTIRREAKVTRAIIDKRAVVGREAVIGEGDIRIANQLQPGYLDFGLTLVGKKTVIPAGIRVGTNCLVSGSPGNGKIPGNNIADGQSFLSSDIDI
- the glgD gene encoding glucose-1-phosphate adenylyltransferase subunit GlgD, translating into MKILTMILAGGRGRELSVLTRHRAKTSVPFGGRYRIIDFCLSNCVHSGLTDIAILAQYNPTSLMEHIRMGKPWDLDRRSGGVYIMQPAHRGKAANWYLGTADALLQNIDIIRNSDSDTVLVLSGDQVYLMDYRLMARQHAESNNPVTIACKAVSPKQRGRFGMVSMSKDGIVRDFQEKPVASEFHNASLGIYMFDRKYLLDCLSENKRDIVFDILMPSIERGDVGGYLFGGYWEDTGSIPSYFKASMRLLKNRSLITKEDWSIFTRGEGLAPAKFSARASVHDSIVADGCVIEGEVRGSILFPGVHIGRDVQVIDSIIFSGSRIINGSRVLRTIIDKDVFVGSDSDIGRKRAAKKDFLDPRLGLVGGDHGKNRISLIGKNTRLHSGCVLPAGSMIEPESRMR
- a CDS encoding PorV/PorQ family protein; translation: MRTIFATACLTMMIFFSETVQAEKYAGEFMALGGGARAMALGGAFIAVADDATASFWNPAGMAGLYSAGARRTDWEMNFMHSERFGELIDYNYFSAVFPLRPGESSWGITMIHMGIDGIPIIPFTSGMIENSDGDDRFEPWSGERPNFNPLDFPMESVNDFALFLSYAQVMSFADLGVSLKVIRNDQVTDVSSFGLGIDIGLLKRQAWKDLAVGVKLQDATGTYISWSTGKREFIYPALKIGAAYPFNIKSMNSTLLVACDGDFRFENLKGVSQLWLGKTSADFHFGAELLIREMVALRGGYDMGRPTAGAGFVLDDFGPWNISLGLDYALLVHDELDNTHRVSLMISH